A single Carnobacterium alterfunditum DSM 5972 DNA region contains:
- the heR gene encoding heliorhodopsin HeR, translating into MREITHAKLRKFNMIMGGLHLLQGLAMLFLATSVIQTIGEFSPQITQNYLAFNQETSSLELESKVLFDLPFGILVASFLFISAGAHALISIPKKLNDIYNSDLEKGINKFRWFEYAISSSIMIVLIATLFGIYDIASLVLIFAVNATMNLFGLVMEQLNTGKSKGNIIWGPFIWGSIAGIAPWIAILLYMFGNGNFDQVPWFVWAIVGTYFVAFNTFPVNMILQYKKIGKWKDYVYGERIYIILSLVAKSILAWLVLFGAMQP; encoded by the coding sequence ATGAGAGAGATTACACATGCTAAATTAAGGAAATTCAACATGATCATGGGAGGCCTTCATTTGCTTCAAGGGCTTGCAATGCTTTTTCTGGCGACAAGCGTGATCCAAACAATTGGAGAATTTTCGCCACAAATCACGCAAAATTATTTGGCGTTCAATCAAGAGACGAGTTCACTTGAACTGGAATCAAAAGTATTGTTCGACTTGCCGTTCGGTATTTTAGTGGCTTCATTTTTATTCATCTCGGCTGGTGCTCATGCACTTATTTCGATACCAAAAAAACTGAATGATATTTACAATTCAGATTTGGAAAAGGGTATTAATAAATTCCGTTGGTTTGAGTACGCGATTAGTTCTTCTATTATGATTGTTTTGATTGCGACGTTGTTCGGAATCTATGATATTGCATCGCTTGTATTAATATTCGCAGTCAATGCGACGATGAACTTATTTGGTTTAGTCATGGAACAATTGAATACTGGTAAATCAAAAGGAAACATCATCTGGGGGCCGTTCATTTGGGGTTCAATTGCCGGTATCGCACCTTGGATAGCCATCCTGTTGTACATGTTCGGCAATGGTAATTTTGATCAGGTCCCTTGGTTCGTATGGGCCATCGTCGGGACGTATTTTGTGGCATTCAACACATTCCCCGTAAACATGATTTTACAATACAAGAAAATTGGGAAATGGAAAGATTATGTCTATGGTGAAAGAATTTATATCATCTTAAGTCTTGTTGCCAAATCTATTTTGGCTTGGCTGGTTCTTTTCGGAGCGATGCAGCCTTAA
- a CDS encoding ferritin-like domain-containing protein, which yields MRSQMKQLLAWFTLILSLGLMAGCSNTDEGISGDSSATLSSTGSEKSATESSSADISSESSSSEPSAAEKAGYGAVGALADSEMTIEDMLVYAIQDEHLAHGEYALVLEKFGDQNPFNNIVLSEEQHIAELTAIFEKYGFAIPADESAEHVFVPTTVKEGLENCADGEVDNIAMYNKFLELEIPEDVRMVFTSLRNASEGHLKSFQQNLEKY from the coding sequence ATGAGAAGTCAGATGAAACAGCTGCTTGCGTGGTTTACCTTGATTTTGAGTTTGGGCTTAATGGCAGGTTGTTCCAACACCGACGAGGGAATATCAGGTGATTCTTCAGCAACGCTATCATCCACAGGGTCTGAAAAGAGTGCGACAGAATCTAGCAGTGCTGACATTTCATCCGAAAGCTCTAGTTCTGAACCTTCAGCCGCAGAGAAGGCCGGCTATGGAGCAGTTGGAGCGCTTGCGGATTCGGAGATGACAATAGAGGATATGCTGGTATACGCCATCCAAGATGAGCATTTGGCGCACGGGGAATATGCTCTTGTACTAGAAAAATTTGGTGACCAAAATCCGTTTAATAATATCGTACTTTCTGAAGAACAACATATAGCCGAATTGACCGCCATTTTTGAAAAATATGGTTTTGCGATTCCAGCAGATGAATCGGCTGAACATGTTTTTGTTCCTACGACAGTTAAAGAGGGATTGGAAAATTGCGCAGACGGTGAAGTCGATAATATTGCGATGTACAATAAATTTTTAGAGCTAGAAATTCCCGAAGATGTTCGGATGGTATTTACCTCTTTGC